In Quercus robur chromosome 10, dhQueRobu3.1, whole genome shotgun sequence, a genomic segment contains:
- the LOC126703211 gene encoding TPD1 protein homolog 1-like, with product MRRELKLAVALASLLLLLFLAAFVVVSGVENSIIFQGKTNIIKHPHRKLLAIVEPNRIFGEKCTKSDIVVNQGPTAPLPSGIPTYTVEILNVCATSCNIAAIHLKCGWFSSAKLINPKVFRRLGFNDCLVNDGKSLGVGESLSFQYANTFSYPMSVSSVACV from the exons ATGAGGAGAGAGTTGAAACTCGCTGTGGCTCTAGCTtcgttgttgctgttgttgttctTAGctgcttttgttgttgtttctg gtGTGGAGAACTCAATAATCTTCCAAGGAAAAACCAATATCATCAAGCATCCACATCGCAAGCTTCTCG CAATTGTGGAACCAAACCGAATATTTGGCGAAAAGTGTACCAAATCGGACATTGTGGTGAACCAAGGCCCCACAGCTCCACTGCCTAGCGGCATTCCCACCTACACAGTTGAGATATTGAATGTCTGCGCTACTAGTTGCAACATTGCTGCCATTCACTTGAAGTGTGGATGGTTCAGCTCAGCCAAGCTTATCAACCCCAAAGTTTTTAGGAGGCTTGGATTTAATGATTGCCTTGTCAATGATGGCAAATCTTTGGGTGTTGGtgaatctctctcttttcagTATGCCAATACTTTTTCTTACCCAATGTCGGTCTCTTCAGTAGCATGTGTTTAG